Below is a window of Christensenella minuta DNA.
CATGGAACAGCGCCTGCGGATTTCTGGCTTTTACAAGCGCCGCAATCCGTTCTACGTCGTTTTTCGCCCCGGTCTCATTGTTTACGTGCATAACGCTGACAAGCGCGGTATTTTCGTTCACCGCCCCCGCGACCGCTTCCGGCGATACCACGCCGTTCTTGTTCGTTTGAACGAATGTGACGCCGCAGCCTACGCTTTGCAAAAATTTAAAGCTTTCCTCTACGCATGGATGCTCCGCCCCGGCGCACACATAATGCATATTTTTTTTCTGCTTTGCGCCGCGCAGGATGACCGTATTCGCGCTCTCCGATCCGCAGCTTGTAAAAAAACATTTATGGCCCTGTCCGCCGAAGGCATGCAGCAAGGTCTCTTTGGCCCCGTCGATTTGTTTCTGCACGCGCGTTGCGCACGCATACAGCGCGGAAGGATTCTGCCACGCCTCTTCGGCATAGGCCGCATAAACTTCCTTTAGTTCCGCGAGCGGCCTCGTAGTCGCCGCGTTATCCAGATAAATTTCCCGCATATCAAATAGCCTGCTATATCCATTCAAATTTTCGGGCCCTCCGGCCCATTACAAAATATTATAGCACACTTGCGCCCCAAATTCTTCACTGTTTCAGCTGAAAAATCCATGGACTGCAAGGCCCCTTTGCATGAAAAAACAAAAGGCACGGTTTCCCGCGCCTTGCTGTGTTTTACATTTTTAAAGCCGGCCGCCGTGCGTCAGCCAAGGTTGTTCATATCCGCAAGCGTAAACTCTACCGAATATTCCCGGCCCTCCCGCCATACCTTCGCAGCGATCTTTTCCCCGACCTCTTTCTGCGACAATACGGGCATGTCCGCACCTGTCGTCAAGTCTACGCCGTCGATCTCCATAATTACGTCATTCTGCTGCAAGCCCGCCTGGTCCGCAGGGCCGCCCGTCGTAACATCTGCTACAAGCGCGCCGCGCGGCGTATCCCACAGCTTCGCATCCACATCGGAAATCAGGCTGTAGGTGATGCCGATTCCCGCGCGCGGGATACTGCCGTTTTCGATCAGCTGTTGGGCCGTATCGACCGCCTTATTGATCGGTATCGCATATCCAACGCCCTCAGAGGTAAGCAGGTTTCCGTTCGCGTCGATTCCGGAATAATATTTTTTAGCCGTATTGACGCCGATCACCTCACCGTTTTCGCCGACAAGCGGTCCGCCGGAATTGCCCGCATTGATTGCAGCGTCCGTCTGGATCATCTGCATTTTGTTTCCGTCGAGCGAAATCTCCTGCTGCGCAATGCTCACATGCCCGACCGTAACAGAATTATTGAAGGTCTCGCCGCGGATGTTACCGATCGCTACCGCAAGCTCACCCGCCTTCACGGAATCGCTGTCGCCGATCGGCACCGCCTTGATCCCAAGGTTTTCCACCTTGATAACCGCGATATCCGTCGTAGCGTCGCCGCCGACCTTTTCCGCGATATGCTCTTCCCCGTCCGGCGTCGTCACCTTAATGAGGTTGCCATTCGCAACGACGTGGTTGTTGGTAAGGATATAGCCCTCCGCTTCGGAAATAACGAAGCCCGTTCCTGCGTCAAGCGCCTGCTCCACAGGCTCCTGCCCGGAGACAAGCTGTTTATTGTAGGCCGTGATCCCTACCACGCTGCCCGAAATATTTTCCGCGATTTCTACCGCCGGGTTCTGTACGTTTTGGATCGACTGCGCTTCGCCTCCAAGAGACGGCGTTTCACCGGTTCCCTGCTCCTGCGTTTGTTCTTCCCGGGTGGGGAGCTGCTGCGCGGGGAGGGCGGCCTGTCCGCCGGCCGCCGGCATGATAACAAATGCCGTTAAAAGGCCGCCTGCAACCACACCGGCAACCGCCGACACGAATGCCTTGGGAAATTTCCGTTTCTTTTTCGGCGGCTTCGGCGCTTCGCCTTGTTGTCCGTCCATATTCGGCTGCTGCATATCCGGCTGCGGGGCCGGCTGGTAGCCGTATGGCGGCGTTTGCTGCGTACCCGGCTGGTTCGGCTGGTTATTTTGCCCGCTGAAATGATTCGGCCGGCCTTCCTGCCCGCCAAAATTGTTGAATCCATTTTCGTTCATGAGCGTTCTATCCTCCCTGTGAAATTACCATTAGAAATAATACCGAATGATTTGTTCGATCTTTATTCATTATGGTACGCGAATTATGTGAAAAATATATGAACAAATTTTGAAAAAACATCAAAACCTCGCTTTTCGCACCAAATACCATCATATCATAATTTTTACGGTTTTTATACAGACAAAAGCCCTCGTTATGAGGGCTTTTGTCTGGAAAGCTATTTTCCGTGTTATGATGAGAGAGTGTTATGAGCCGTGTTGTCTTTCGTAGGAGGAAAGCGCCGCCCGCTCATTCCACAAACTGTTTTTTTACAAACCGCAGCGCTTCCCGGATGTCCTCGTCCATCTGCTCCACGCTCGCCCCTTCCGACAGGTCCCGCCATACCTTGATATCGCTTCCTACCGTCCCGCCCATCTTCACGAACGGCTCCATCACCACCGCCCCATCGTACCCGGCCTCCCGCAGCGCCGCGCCCATTTCCGCCCACGGCATGTGCCCTTTCCCCGGCACCTTACGGTTCCCTTCCCCAATGTGGAAATGCCCCAGGCTGTTCCCCGTCCTGCGGATCGCCTCCCCGAGCCCGTCTTCCTCGATGTTCATATGGAAGCTGTCCAGCATTACCTTTGCATTCTCTTTCCCGATCTCTTTTACGAACTCCACCGCCTCTTCCGCGCTGTTGATGATGTATTGCTCGAAGCGGTTCACCGTTTCCATCGCCAGCACGATGTCAAGGCTCTCCGCCGTATCCGCAGCCTCCCGCATGCTCCTCACCGCAGCCTCCCGCGCGCGCTCCTTATCCACCGGCTGATTGTAATCGCACGGCCAGTA
It encodes the following:
- a CDS encoding D-psicose 3-epimerase produces the protein MKFGTYFAYWEREWDADYASYCEKAAGLGFDVLEVAAGGLAQRTDAELFDIKRAAQENGVEITACIGLPPQYNTASADEGVRRAGVEYLKRIMDAMYKVDSHILGGIIYAYWPCDYNQPVDKERAREAAVRSMREAADTAESLDIVLAMETVNRFEQYIINSAEEAVEFVKEIGKENAKVMLDSFHMNIEEDGLGEAIRRTGNSLGHFHIGEGNRKVPGKGHMPWAEMGAALREAGYDGAVVMEPFVKMGGTVGSDIKVWRDLSEGASVEQMDEDIREALRFVKKQFVE
- a CDS encoding S1C family serine protease — its product is MNENGFNNFGGQEGRPNHFSGQNNQPNQPGTQQTPPYGYQPAPQPDMQQPNMDGQQGEAPKPPKKKRKFPKAFVSAVAGVVAGGLLTAFVIMPAAGGQAALPAQQLPTREEQTQEQGTGETPSLGGEAQSIQNVQNPAVEIAENISGSVVGITAYNKQLVSGQEPVEQALDAGTGFVISEAEGYILTNNHVVANGNLIKVTTPDGEEHIAEKVGGDATTDIAVIKVENLGIKAVPIGDSDSVKAGELAVAIGNIRGETFNNSVTVGHVSIAQQEISLDGNKMQMIQTDAAINAGNSGGPLVGENGEVIGVNTAKKYYSGIDANGNLLTSEGVGYAIPINKAVDTAQQLIENGSIPRAGIGITYSLISDVDAKLWDTPRGALVADVTTGGPADQAGLQQNDVIMEIDGVDLTTGADMPVLSQKEVGEKIAAKVWREGREYSVEFTLADMNNLG